In the Synergistaceae bacterium genome, AAAGCCGCCGCCGCAATCACCGAACCTAACATATTACCTTGACCGCCTAAGACTACGAAAACTAGAATCAATATCGACGTGTTGAAATCGAATTTATTAGCAACGATCGTAGAATAATTCATCGCAAATAACGCACCCGCCGCACCTGCCAAAGCTGCAGAAGTTACGAATGCCATCATCTTATATTTTGTAACGTCGAGTCCGATACTTTCTGCCGCAATCCTGTCATCGCGAATCGCCATAAACGCACGCCCAGCACGAGAATTTACAAGATTGAAGACTACCATTAGCGCAATCATCACGAGAATAAAACCAGCCGGAAAAGTCGAAATTTTTTGTATGCCGCTTATACCCATAGGACCGCGAATAATTAATTTTCCGCCCGGTAATAATCGCGTAGTGTCGGTCAACATGCTTAATTGAATCCCGCCAGAGTCAACGCCTAAATAAAAATTGTTGAGAAGACTCTTTATTATTTCACCGAACGCAAGAGTAACAATCGCCAAATAATCGCCCTTAAGCCTCAAAACAGGAATCCCGATCAAGAATCCCGCAACAGCAGCAAAAACCGCAGCAATTATCATAGCAATAGCAAGTCTTACAGGTGCAAACGGAATAAAATTTTGCATGAGAATCGCCGACGCAACGCCACTAAACGCACCGACAGACATAAACCCCGCATGACCAAGTGAAAGCTCGCCGGAAATTCCTACAACTAAATTTAATGACACCGCCATAACCATATAAGCGCAAATAGGGACTAACATTCCCCGCATTGTTGAACTCAAAAATTTTGTGCTGCTCATAGTCTGGCAAATTATATATGCAAGAATTACGATAAAATATGTCAGGTAAATTCTACGCGCTTCTACACGTTTTAAATTTATCAGCCTGCGCATTGTCATAATTTACACCTTCTCCTGTGTGTATTTACCGAGAAGTCCCGCAGGCTTCACAAGCAATACTATAATTAATACAGCGAAGACAACTGCATCAGATAATTGACTCGATATATAGGCCTTCGCAAAAATTTCAATTACTCCCAGCATCAAGCCTCCGAGAAATGCCCCCGGAATTGACCCGATACCGCCGAAAACTGCTGCTGTAAATGCCTTAATGCCGGGTAATGCTCCCGTTGTAGGCATTAAAGTCGGATATGCTGAACACAATAACGCCCCCGCAATCGCAGCAAGTCCGGATCCTATCGCAAATGTCATAGAAATTGTAGCGTTTACATTTATTCCCATTAACTGAGCCGCGCCCTTATCCTCTGAACATGCGCGCATAGCCTTGCCTAATTTCGTTTTGTTGATGAATAGAGTCAAGACAATCATAATAATTAAACACGTAATAATCGTCAAAGCTGTAACATATGAAATAGAAAGCTCGCCGTCAAATAATTTAAATGCTCCATGACCTACGATTGACGGGAAAACTTTAGGATTTGGCGACCATATTAATAAAGCTGAGTTCTGCAATAAATAACTGACTCCGATTGCCGTTATCAAGACTGCTAATGACGGAGCCTGCCTCAATGGCTTATACGCAAATTTTTCTATCATTATGCCCAAAAATGTACACGTTATAACTGCTAGAATAATGCCCAAAAGCGAATTAAGCCCGTAAGACGAAATTGTATTTACAAGCGAGTTAATGCCCAAATTTGACAATAAATCAGAAAACGGATCAAGCCCGTAACGCAGAATAACAAAGAAGCAGACATATGCTAGTGCGTCAGAGTAA is a window encoding:
- a CDS encoding branched-chain amino acid ABC transporter permease, translated to MTMRRLINLKRVEARRIYLTYFIVILAYIICQTMSSTKFLSSTMRGMLVPICAYMVMAVSLNLVVGISGELSLGHAGFMSVGAFSGVASAILMQNFIPFAPVRLAIAMIIAAVFAAVAGFLIGIPVLRLKGDYLAIVTLAFGEIIKSLLNNFYLGVDSGGIQLSMLTDTTRLLPGGKLIIRGPMGISGIQKISTFPAGFILVMIALMVVFNLVNSRAGRAFMAIRDDRIAAESIGLDVTKYKMMAFVTSAALAGAAGALFAMNYSTIVANKFDFNTSILILVFVVLGGQGNMLGSVIAAAALTILPEKLREFSDYRMLLYAVILIIVMLTTNNEDIKYFFARLNPFKRKEEE
- a CDS encoding branched-chain amino acid ABC transporter permease — translated: MTFLNYFISGISLGSIYAIIALGYTMVYGIAKMLNFAHGDVIMIGAYVCFYAGSHYGLSIFLSVVAIIIISAIIRTVARMLNFAYSDALAYVCFFVILRYGLDPFSDLLSNLGINSLVNTISSYGLNSLLGIILAVITCTFLGIMIEKFAYKPLRQAPSLAVLITAIGVSYLLQNSALLIWSPNPKVFPSIVGHGAFKLFDGELSISYVTALTIITCLIIMIVLTLFINKTKLGKAMRACSEDKGAAQLMGINVNATISMTFAIGSGLAAIAGALLCSAYPTLMPTTGALPGIKAFTAAVFGGIGSIPGAFLGGLMLGVIEIFAKAYISSQLSDAVVFAVLIIVLLVKPAGLLGKYTQEKV